The genomic segment GCAGCGGCTTGAAGCGGCGGACGGTGCCGTCGACGAGGCGCACGAACACCGCACGGTCGACCGCCTTCTCGCACACCTTCTCGATCGAGACGGCTTCGCGCGACGGCGGAAGCGGCACGCCCCGCAGGCGGGCCTTGAGGCGGCCGAGCAGGCTGGGAGCGGCCGGGTTCGCCGCTTCGAACGCGCCGGGCTCGCCGAGGCCGGCCGTTCGTACGGCCCGGTACCCGCCGCCGAACTCGAGGAAGATGCCGACGAAGATCGCGAGCGTGACGCCGAACTTGGCGAGCAGAGCGAGAGTTCCCTTCATGTCGCGCGCCCGGGCGGCGTGTCCGTATATCGCACAGGCCCCTCCCCGCGGCCAAACCGCGAGTTGGCGCTCTCTGGAAAGCGACTTGGGACCCGTGATAGACGGCCCCGCCAGAAGGGGGGTGAACTGCGGTGAAGCGAACTGGGCTAGCGCTGGTTTCTCTGCTGGCGGCCGCTGTCCTCGTCGGGTCCCCGGCGCTGGCGGCGGCGAAGCGAGCGCGTCACGCTGGGGTGCCGTGCGCCAAGATCAAGGAGGCGATCGCAGCCGGGAAGTCCGCCGAGGACATCCAGAAGGAGATGAAGGTCTCGGCCGAGCGCGTGAAGAGCTGTACGGCGGCGCCGAGCAAGAGCGGTAGCAAGAAGGCGCCGGCGAAGAAGGCGAGCTGATCGCTCGCGAGTCCGAACGGCGGAGGGGCTCTCGACGAGCCCGCTCCGCCGTCTGCTCTCGCGCGTGCCGAAGCGCCGGTCAGGCGTCGAAGTAGAGCGCGAACTCGTATGGATGCGGGCGGAGCCGGAGGGCGCTCACCTCGTTCGCCATCTTCCACTCGATCCACGTCTCGATGACGTCCTCGGTGAAGACGTCGCCCTTGAGCAGGAAGTCGTGGTCGCGCTTCAAGTTCTCGAGCGCCTCTTCGAGCGAGCCTGGCATCTTGGGGACGTCCCGCAACTCCTCGGGCGTGAGCGCGTAGATGTCCTTGTCGAGCGGATCGCCGGGGTTGAGGCGCCGCTCGATGCCGTCGAGGCCAGCCATCAGCATGGCCGAGAAGGCGATGTAGCCGTTGCACGCCGGGTCGGGGAAGCGGACCTCGATGCGCTTCGATTTGGGCGAGGGCGAGTACATCGGGATGCGCACGCCGGCCGAGCGGTTGCGGCTCGAGTAGGCGAGGTTGATGGGCGCCTCGAAGCCGGGCACCAGCCGGTGGTAGGAGTTCGTGGTGGGGCAGGTGAAGGCCGCGAGCGCCGGCGCGTGTTTCAGCACGCCGCCGATGTAGTGCATCGCGAGCTCGCTCAGCCCGCCGTACCGGTCGCCGGAAAAGAGGGGCCTCTCGCCCTTCCAGATCGACTGATGGGTGTGCATGCCGCTGCCGTTGTCGGCGAAGACCGGCTTCGGCATGAAGGTCGCCGTCTTGCCGTAGCGGCGGGCGACGTTCTTGACCACGTGCTTGTACCACATGAGCGCATCGCCCATCTTGACGAGCGGGAGGAAGCGGAGGTCGATCTCCGCCTGCCCCGCCGTCGCCACCTCGTGGTGGTGCTTCTCGACTCGATAGCCGAGCTTTTCCATCTCGCGGACCATCTCCGTGCGGATGTCCTGGAAGGTGTCGGTCGGCTGCACCGGGAAGTAGCCTTCCTTGTAGCGCGGCTTGTAACCGAGGTTCTTGCTCTCGATCACGCGGCCGCTGCGGTCGTTCAGCGTGTCGACGTCACGGCCCGTGTTCCACTGCCCCTCGGCCGAGTCGATCAGGTAGAAGCCGGTGTGCTGGTTCTGCTCGTAGCGCACCTCGTCGAAGACGAAGAACTCGGGCTCGGGCCCGAAGTAGGCGACGTCGCCGATCCCGGTCGACTTCAAGTAGGCCTCGGCCTTGCGCGCGATGTTGCGCGGGTCGCGCGAGTAGTCCTCCTTGGTGAGGGGATCGACGATGTTGCAGATCAGGCTCATGGTCGGGAGCGCCGTGAACGGATCCATGACCGCGGTCGTAGGATCCGGCATCACCAGCATGTCCGAGGCGTGGATGGGCTGCCAGCCGCGGATCGACGAGCCGTCGAAGCCGAGTCCTTCCTCGAACACTTCCTCGACGAGCTCGCTCGGCGGGACCGTGAAGTGCTGCCAGAGTCCCAGCAGATCGAGGAACTTCAGGTCTACCGCCTCGACCTTGTTGTCCTTCGCGGACTTGAGTACGTCCTTTGGTGTCTGAGTCGCCATACCGAGCCCCTCCTCACGAGCTCCCGTCAAATTGCGTCGCCGCCGCGCTCGCCGGTGCGGATGCGCACGACCTCGTCGATCGGCAACACGAAGATCTTCCCGTCGCCGATGCGGCCGGTCTTGGCCGCCTTCTCGATGGTCTCCACCACGTCCGCGACTTGCTCGTCGCGCACGATGATCTCGAGCTTCACCTTGGGGAGGAAGTCGACCACGTACTCCGCGCCCCGGTAGAGCTCGGTGTGTCCCTTCTGCCGGCCGAACCCTTTCACCTCGCTCACGGTGATGCCCTGCACCCCGATCGCGGAGAGGCTCTCCTTCACCTCGTCGAGCTTGAACGGCTTGATGATCGCCTCGACCTTCTTCATGGGTGATTCCCTTCAGTGGGGCCGCCGCCGGGCGGGCTCCCCGTTTACTCGAACCGCTCGCCGCTTGTAAAGCAGGTCTCCGCCATCGTGGTCAGTCCGCCGCGCTGCGCTGCTCGGCCGCTCGTGCCGGGAAGGCGGAGTGGCCGCCGTAGGCGCTGCTCGCAAACACGTACGCGCTCTCGCTGTGCTGTGAGAGGTCGAGCCCGGCGAACTCGTCGTCCTCGCTCGCCCTGAGACCGCCGGTCACCGCGCCGGTGATGGCGAGGCAGAGCAGCGAGCCCACCCCGGCCAGGAGGTAGGTGAGGAGCACGGCCACCACCTGGGCGCCGAGGAGACCCCACTGCCCCGAGATGAGGAGTCCCTCGGAGACCGCGGCACCGCCGCCCGCCTTGAAGGCGGCGGGGTTCACCTGGGCCGAGGCCCACAGCCCGGTCGCGAGCGCGCCCCAGCTCCCGCCCACGCCGTGCACGCCCACTACGTCGAGCGCGTCGTCGTACCAGCCGAGCGCCGTCTTCAAGTTGCAGGCGCCGTAGCACAGCACGCCGGCGACCGCCCCGATCACGAGCGCCGGCATGGGCGCCACGAAGCCCGAGGCGGGCGTGATCGCCACCAGCCCGGCGACGGCGCCGCTCGCCGCGCCGAGTATGGTCGGCCTCCCGCGCCCGAGCCACTCGGCGAACATCCACGACAGCGAGGCTGCGGCGGTGGCCGTGTTGGTGACGACGAAGGCGCTGGTGGCGAGCGCGTTGGCGGCGAGCGCGCTCCCCGCGTTGAAGCCGAACCAGCCGACCCAGAGGAGCGCGGCGCCCGTCAGCACGAAGGGCATGTTGTGCGGCGGCATCGGATCGGAACCGTACCCGAGGCGCTTGCCGAGCACGACCGCGCACACCAGCGCCGAGGTCCCCGAGCTGATGTGCACCACGGTGCCACCGGCGAAGTCGAGCGCACCGACCACCTTGCCGAGGAGCCCGCCCGTCCCCCACACCATGTGCGCGAGCGGGTCGTAGACCAACGTCGCCCACAGGAGCGAGAAGAGGAAGAACGCGCTGAACTTCATGCGCTCGGCGAAGGCCCCGGTGATGAGTGCCGGGGTGATGATCGCGAACATGCACTGGTAGATCATGAAGGTCTGGTGCGGGATGGTGGGGGCGTAGTCCGCGTTCGGTTCCAGGCCGACGCCGCGCAGCCCCAACCAGTCGAGCCCGCCCACCACGTGACCGTGATCGGGCCCGAAGGCGAGGCTGTAGCCCCAGAGCACCCACTGGATGCTGATCAGGCCGACCATGATGAAGCTCTGCATCAGCAGGCTGAGGACGTTCTTGCTCCGCACCAGCCCGCCGTAGAAGAGCGCGAGCCCGGGCGCCGTCATCATGAGGACGAGCGCCGCCGAGGTCAGCATCCACGCGGTGTCGCCCGAGTCGATCTTCGCAGCCTCGTCCGCGTATGCCACCGAGCCGCGCGCGAGCACGGCCGCGAACGCGAGCGACGCACGGACACACCACCACCTCGCACCGAAGGATCGCTGCCTCCTTTCCATTGTCCTCCCCCGTGAGCTCGAAGAAACGGTTGAGCAATGGTGGTGCCACGACCCGCGGCGAGGGGTCAATAGGAAAGCGGCCGACGGCGACAGCGCCCCTGCCCAGTTTGCAGGCGCCGCCTACTTTTTGTGCAGCGCCAGGCGGGGTCTCGGTGCCGGCGCGCAGCGTCCGGAAGTCGTTGCAGCGCTCGCCTGCCGGTCTCGGACGGACTCCTAGAGCCGGAGCCGACTCCGCTGGCCACCGTCGCGGCGGCGCTGCAACAGCCGGCCTGCGAAGAGGCCGATCGCGGCGCCCGCGCCGACGAGCCCCGTCACCGCCCACAGCGACCAGTCCGGTGCTGGATCCGCCGACGCGGGTGCTCCGACGAAGCGCTCGTCGAAGCGCCGCGCCAGGTCTCGCTCCGCAGCCGCGAGCCGCTCGAGCTCCCGGCGGACGCCCTCGACATCCGCCGCGCTCGCGGGCGGCCGCCGCTCCGCGAGCGCGCTCACCTCTTGGCGGAGGTCATGCAGCTCGTCGAAGACGCTCCGTGGCGCCGCGCTCGGCGCCTCGCTGGCCCGCCGCGGCGCCTCGGACGGTCTCGCTTCCTCGGCCAGATGCTCCGCCCACACGTACCCTACCGCCCCCCCGGGCGTGCGCACCTGCCGCCAGCCGCCGCTCGTGCCGAGCACGTCGAGCGTGGTCCGCGGTGGCAGCTCGCCCAGCAGCTCGGTGCTCGCGCTCGGCCCTTGGCGGAGGTGGGCCCCCTCCTTGGTGGTCGCAGTCTCCGCGCGCGCCAGCGTTACGCCGAGCGAGGCGGCGAGCGCCACGCCGACGAGCGACCGATGTAGCTCCCGCACCTGCGGTTTGCCTCGCGCCAGAGCGCCTGGCCGGCGAGATGGTCGGGGTGACTGGATTTGAACCAGCGGCTCCTGCGTCCCGAACGCAGTGCTCTACCAGGCTGAGCTACACCCCGTGCAAGGCCGGCCAGCGCGTGCGAGCCCGCTTAACACAGGCGTTGCGGCAAGAAAAGCTCGCCGCCGGCGGCTGCGACGTGGTGTTGCGCCGGGACGTATCGGCTCCGCCCGCGGGCAGCGAATTCCCTCCGTCCCGCCGTGGGCGTCGTCTGGCACGTCGCTTGCCCTTGGCCGGCTGCGAGCGGCGCCGCAGGGGCGCCAAAGGAGGTGGAGATGCAGCGGATCACGAGAGCGGTGGCGGTGGGGCTCCTCTGCGGGCTCATGCTGGCCGGGACGGGGCGCGGCGCCGTCGCCGCCGGTGCCGCGCCCCCAGCCGCGGGCGCACGCGTCAACATCAACTCGGCGGGTGCGGACGAGCTCGCAAAGCTGCCGGGCGTCGGGCCGGCGAAGGCGCGCGCGATCATCGAGTATCGCAGCGAGGCACCGTTCCAGAAGCCCGAGGATCTGCGCAAGGTGAAGGGCATCGGCGACCGGCTCTACGACCGGCTGAAGGATCAGATCACGATCGAGCCGGCAGCGACTCCAAAGGGCCGCGGCGGCTGAGCCGCGGCGTATGGCCGGACAAGGGGGCGGGCCGACAACGAGGGCGGGCGGCCCGTCTCCCCGGCCTTCTCCTCAGCCGCCGCGCGGTGCGCGGATGGTCGCGCCGATTCGAAGATGGCGGAGCCGGCGACGAGCCGTCAGCGCCCGCAGGTGCAGGGGGAAGGGCCAAGGGCTGGATCGCGGGGCGAGTGCGAGCGTGATGGCGGTGTCAGCGAGCGTCAGGCGCGGCCACCTGACCATGGGTGAGCGGACTACCGTTCGCGATTGCTGAACTCACGGTAGACGCCACGATATCGGCTGGCGTTATCGCCTGGACGATATCCGCGTCCTGCCCTCAGACCTTGCCGTCCACGGCTTCCAGTGTCTGACGGATTCTCACGGAGGTGATCAACCCAACCGGCCTCAGAGCCATCACGGCCAAGTGCATCACCACGATCAACCACCCTAGCACCCCTCATCCTGCCTCCTCGCTTCGGGCGATGAGCCCGTTTGGAGCCGTTTATCATGTTGCGGGCGCGAGCCCAAAGGAGGTGGCGCTGCAGCGGGGAGAGATCGTGCGAGGTGGGGTTGGTCTCGGTGTGAGCAGGTCTCCCAGGGCGGGAGCGTCGCGAAGGGTAGAACTGCGGACCGGCCGTCACATGACGGACAGCCCCGATTCGAGGCCCAGCGCCGTCCGGGCCGGCCTCGACGTTAGGTCCTTTCAGACCGAACAGGAGGGCGGGCGGCCCGTCTCTTCGCCTTCTCCTCAGCCGCCGCGCAGCGCGCGGATGGTCGCGCCGTAGTCGGGCGAGCCGAAGATGGCGGAGCCGGCGACCAGAACGTCCGCGCCCGCAACAACTGCCGCGGCGGCGTTGTGCGGCTTGATGCCCCCGTCCACCTCGATGACGAAGCGGGCGCCGGTCTCGCCGCGCAGGCGGCGCGCGGCGGCGAGCTTCTCCATCGATCCCTCGACGAACGGTTGCCCGCCCCAGCCCGGGTTGACGCTCATCACGAGGAGGAGGTCGATCCGGTCCGTGAACGGGCGGATGTGCTCGAGGGGCGTGGGCGGGTTGAGCGCCAGCCCGGGGCGCGCGCCGGCCTCGCGGATGGCGGCCACGGTGGCCGCCACGTCGGTCGCCGCCTCGACGTGCACCGTGAGGCGGTCGGTGCCGGCGCGCACGAACGCCGCGACCTGCTTCTCCGGCGTCTCGATCATCAGGTGCACGTCGAGGGGCAGGTGGGTGGCTCGGCGAATCGCCTCCACCACCAGGGGACCGATGGTGATGGGCGGTACGAAGCGGCCGTCCATGACGTCGACATGGATCCAGTCGGCACCGGCCGCGGTGACCGCGCGCACCTCCTCGCCGAGCCGCCCGAAGTCGGCGGAGAGGATGGAGGCCGCGATGGCCGTCACGCGCTCGGTCTAGCGGAGGCAGGCGCTGGAATCCAGCCGCAGTCAGGGACCGCCGGCACGGACGCCTATCTCGCGGCGAGGCATGTGCCCGGAGCGAGCGGGTGCCCGGCCAGGAACTCCGCCGCGGAGAGCCGCCGTCGCCCTTCGAGCTGGACCTCGAGCAGGCGGAGCGCGCCGGCGCCTGCCGCCACCACGATGCCGTCCGCCCCGGCCGCGACCACGCGGCCGGCGGGCGCGGTGCCGGCCGCGAGCGCGGCCCGGTGCACCTTGAGGAGCTTCCCCTCGAGCGTGGTGAAGGCCGACGGCTCGGGAGCGAGCGCTCGCACCTGGCGCTCGAGCTCGACCGCCGGGCGGCGCCAGTCCAGGCGGCAGTGCTCGCGCTCGATGCGGGGCGCGAAGGTGACGCCGGCGGCGGGCTGCGGTACCGGTCGCAGCGTGCCGGCCTTGAGGCCGTCGATCGCCTCGCCGATGGCGGCGGCGCCGAGGCGGGCGAGCCGCTCGCCGAGCGTGCCGCCGGTGTCGTCGGGCGCGATCGGGGTCTCGCGCTGGAGGAGGATGTCGCCCGCGTCCATCTCCTCGTTCATCGCCATGATGGTGACGCCAGTGACGGCGTCGCCCGCCAGGATGGACCATGCGATCGGCGCTGCGCCGCGGTGGCGGGGCAGGAGCGAGGCGTGGACGTTGATGCAGCCACGGGGCGGGAGGTCGAGGACGGCGCGCGGCAGGATCTTCCCGTAGGCGGCTACCACGACGAGATCGGGCGCGAGAGCGCGGAGCGCATCCTGAAAGGCGGCGTCCCGCAAGCGCTCCGGCTGCAGCACGGGGAGGGCGCGGGCCGCGGCCAGGCGCTTCACCTCCGGGGCCGCCACGCCGAGCCCGCGGCCGCGCGGGCGATCGGGCTGACAGATGACGCCTATCACCGGATCGGTGCGCGCGAGGAGCGCGTTCAGGATCGGGCACGCGAAGGCGGGCGTGCCCATGAACACGATGCGCCAGCCGCTGGTCAGATGAGGAGCGGGCGCGCGCCGCCGCTCTTCCGCCCCTGGCGCTCGAGCTTGCGCTGGCGCGCGCGGTAAAGGTCGCGCTTGAGCCGCGACAGCCGGTCGAGGAAGAGCCGCCCGTCGAGGTGGTCGATCTCGTGCTGCAGCGCGACCGCGAGCAGCTCCTCGGCCTCGACCTGGACCTCGCGCTCCTCGGGTGTCCACGCCCGAACCAGTACGCGGCGGGCGCGCTTGACGGGCGCGGTGAGTCCGGGGACCGACAGGCAGCCCTCCTCCCACACCACCTCGCCCTCGCGCTCGGCGATCTCGGGGTTGATGAGCTTCAAGAGCCGTTTCCCGGGCGCCTCGTCCTCGCCGTGGACGTCGAGCACGATGACGCGCTGGCCGACGCCCACCTGCGTGGCGGCCAAGCCGACGCCGGGCGCAGCGTACATCGTCTCGGCCAGGTCGTCGACCAGCGTGACCACCTCGCCGCTGATGTCGGCGACCGGGGCCGCCCGCTTCTTGAGCAGCGGATTCGGATACTCGAGTATCTGGCGGAGCGCCATGCGGAAGCGGCGGGTGAGCGAATCTATAACATGCTGTATGGATCCACATCAATTACGAGGCGTACCGGCGCGCGCGGCGCGCTCGGCAGCTCCCCGCGCGCGGTGCCGGCGAGGGCGCGGAGCGCGCGCACGTCGCGGCTGCGCAGGAGAATCTGCCAGCGCCAGCGTCCGCGCACGCGCTCGAGCGGCGGCGGTGCGGGGCCGACCACGCTCGCCTCGTCGAGGCCCAGGTCGCGCGCGCGCCGGCGCATGCGCCCGGCCAGCTCGCGCGCGGCGCGCTCGACGGCGGCGCCGTCGCGGCCGTCGAGCCGGAGGTTGATGAGGCGCCCGAAGGGCGGATAGCCGAGCGTCCGGCGGCGGTCGAGCTCGCGCGCCATGAAGCCCGCGTAGTCGTGGCGCGCGGCGGCCACCATGCTCGGGTGCTCGGGACGGAAGGTCTGCACCACCACACGCCCCGGGGCGTCGCCACGGCCGGCGCGGCCGGCCACCTGTACGAGGAGCTGGAACGTGCGCTCGGCGGCGCGGAAGTCGGGTACGTTGAGCGACAGGTCGGCGAGCAGGACGGCGACCAGAGTCACGCCGGGTACGTCGTGCCCCTTGCTCACCATCTGCGTGCCGACCAGGATGTCGGTGGTGCCCGCGCGCCAGTCGCGCAGGATGCGGCGCTGGGCGCCGGGCCGCTGCGCGGCGTCTCGGTCGAGGCGGTCGACGACCGCCAGCGGGTAGCACGCGCGCAGCGCGGCCTCGATCTGCTCCGTCCCCACCCCGAACGCCTCGAGGGCGCCGGCGCCGCACCCCGGGCAGGCGGCGGGTGGCCGGCGCGTGTGGCGGCAGTGGTGGCAGATGAGCGCCCCGGCCGCGCGGTGCCAGGTGAGCGTCACGCTGCATAGCGGGCAGTCGAGGGCGGCGCCGCAGCCGGCACATTGCAGGTAGACCGCGAAGCCGCGGCGGTTGAGAAAGACGAGCGTCTGTCGGCCGGCGCCGAGGTTCGCCTCGAGCGCGCGGCGGAGATCCTCGGATACCAGGCGCGGGCCCGTGCGGTCGTGGGCTCGGACGCGCAGGTCGACGACCTCCACCGCCGGCAGAGGGTGCGCGGTCGGCCGCTCGGGCAGCGTGAGCAGGCGGTGCCGGGCGTCGAGCGCGGCCTGATAGCTCTCGGCCGAGGGGGT from the Deltaproteobacteria bacterium genome contains:
- the def gene encoding peptide deformylase, whose product is MALRQILEYPNPLLKKRAAPVADISGEVVTLVDDLAETMYAAPGVGLAATQVGVGQRVIVLDVHGEDEAPGKRLLKLINPEIAEREGEVVWEEGCLSVPGLTAPVKRARRVLVRAWTPEEREVQVEAEELLAVALQHEIDHLDGRLFLDRLSRLKRDLYRARQRKLERQGRKSGGARPLLI
- the glnA gene encoding type I glutamate--ammonia ligase; amino-acid sequence: MATQTPKDVLKSAKDNKVEAVDLKFLDLLGLWQHFTVPPSELVEEVFEEGLGFDGSSIRGWQPIHASDMLVMPDPTTAVMDPFTALPTMSLICNIVDPLTKEDYSRDPRNIARKAEAYLKSTGIGDVAYFGPEPEFFVFDEVRYEQNQHTGFYLIDSAEGQWNTGRDVDTLNDRSGRVIESKNLGYKPRYKEGYFPVQPTDTFQDIRTEMVREMEKLGYRVEKHHHEVATAGQAEIDLRFLPLVKMGDALMWYKHVVKNVARRYGKTATFMPKPVFADNGSGMHTHQSIWKGERPLFSGDRYGGLSELAMHYIGGVLKHAPALAAFTCPTTNSYHRLVPGFEAPINLAYSSRNRSAGVRIPMYSPSPKSKRIEVRFPDPACNGYIAFSAMLMAGLDGIERRLNPGDPLDKDIYALTPEELRDVPKMPGSLEEALENLKRDHDFLLKGDVFTEDVIETWIEWKMANEVSALRLRPHPYEFALYFDA
- a CDS encoding P-II family nitrogen regulator, which gives rise to MKKVEAIIKPFKLDEVKESLSAIGVQGITVSEVKGFGRQKGHTELYRGAEYVVDFLPKVKLEIIVRDEQVADVVETIEKAAKTGRIGDGKIFVLPIDEVVRIRTGERGGDAI
- the priA gene encoding primosomal protein N', which encodes MTHLEAMHGLVAVAPLPPVPRHDLLTYRVPEPLRERVRPGVRVRVPLGRQTRTGVVAAFAGALPPGELRSIVDVLDVDPFLPADLLELCRWTARYYLASLAEVIATIVPASVPRPAEERALRLVRRLSADEQAALARRAPARARAYHALAAAPGAELTVAAARAAGVGAAQLGALVAAGLAEPVVRARTAAAAPRAAPRPALTRAQDAAVSAIAQALAGEQHVSFLLHGITGSGKTEVFLAAAEAALATDRDVILLVPEIALTHQLLERVRGRFGGEVAVLHSGLGPRERWSEWRRILSGRARVVVGARSAVFAPVRRPGLVVVDEEHDAAYKQEEGLRYNARDLAVVRARLAGAVAVLASATPSAESYQAALDARHRLLTLPERPTAHPLPAVEVVDLRVRAHDRTGPRLVSEDLRRALEANLGAGRQTLVFLNRRGFAVYLQCAGCGAALDCPLCSVTLTWHRAAGALICHHCRHTRRPPAACPGCGAGALEAFGVGTEQIEAALRACYPLAVVDRLDRDAAQRPGAQRRILRDWRAGTTDILVGTQMVSKGHDVPGVTLVAVLLADLSLNVPDFRAAERTFQLLVQVAGRAGRGDAPGRVVVQTFRPEHPSMVAAARHDYAGFMARELDRRRTLGYPPFGRLINLRLDGRDGAAVERAARELAGRMRRRARDLGLDEASVVGPAPPPLERVRGRWRWQILLRSRDVRALRALAGTARGELPSAPRAPVRLVIDVDPYSML
- a CDS encoding helix-hairpin-helix domain-containing protein, coding for MLAGTGRGAVAAGAAPPAAGARVNINSAGADELAKLPGVGPAKARAIIEYRSEAPFQKPEDLRKVKGIGDRLYDRLKDQITIEPAATPKGRGG
- a CDS encoding ribulose-phosphate 3-epimerase is translated as MTAIAASILSADFGRLGEEVRAVTAAGADWIHVDVMDGRFVPPITIGPLVVEAIRRATHLPLDVHLMIETPEKQVAAFVRAGTDRLTVHVEAATDVAATVAAIREAGARPGLALNPPTPLEHIRPFTDRIDLLLVMSVNPGWGGQPFVEGSMEKLAAARRLRGETGARFVIEVDGGIKPHNAAAAVVAGADVLVAGSAIFGSPDYGATIRALRGG
- a CDS encoding ammonium transporter; translation: MERRQRSFGARWWCVRASLAFAAVLARGSVAYADEAAKIDSGDTAWMLTSAALVLMMTAPGLALFYGGLVRSKNVLSLLMQSFIMVGLISIQWVLWGYSLAFGPDHGHVVGGLDWLGLRGVGLEPNADYAPTIPHQTFMIYQCMFAIITPALITGAFAERMKFSAFFLFSLLWATLVYDPLAHMVWGTGGLLGKVVGALDFAGGTVVHISSGTSALVCAVVLGKRLGYGSDPMPPHNMPFVLTGAALLWVGWFGFNAGSALAANALATSAFVVTNTATAAASLSWMFAEWLGRGRPTILGAASGAVAGLVAITPASGFVAPMPALVIGAVAGVLCYGACNLKTALGWYDDALDVVGVHGVGGSWGALATGLWASAQVNPAAFKAGGGAAVSEGLLISGQWGLLGAQVVAVLLTYLLAGVGSLLCLAITGAVTGGLRASEDDEFAGLDLSQHSESAYVFASSAYGGHSAFPARAAEQRSAAD
- a CDS encoding methionyl-tRNA formyltransferase, whose protein sequence is MGTPAFACPILNALLARTDPVIGVICQPDRPRGRGLGVAAPEVKRLAAARALPVLQPERLRDAAFQDALRALAPDLVVVAAYGKILPRAVLDLPPRGCINVHASLLPRHRGAAPIAWSILAGDAVTGVTIMAMNEEMDAGDILLQRETPIAPDDTGGTLGERLARLGAAAIGEAIDGLKAGTLRPVPQPAAGVTFAPRIEREHCRLDWRRPAVELERQVRALAPEPSAFTTLEGKLLKVHRAALAAGTAPAGRVVAAGADGIVVAAGAGALRLLEVQLEGRRRLSAAEFLAGHPLAPGTCLAAR